In Deinococcus sp. QL22, the following are encoded in one genomic region:
- a CDS encoding DUF2946 family protein: protein MSSEFVPLGPQLQMGAAPGHMHGQPAGDMTRAERRESHNSQHHQAHCLFCLTGAFALTAESAAPPPAPVIHLTPASPLVVQSRAAALRHADARAPPSRA from the coding sequence ATGTCATCGGAGTTCGTACCGCTTGGCCCACAACTACAAATGGGAGCAGCGCCGGGCCACATGCACGGGCAGCCTGCCGGGGACATGACTCGCGCTGAACGCCGCGAATCCCACAACAGTCAGCACCATCAAGCCCACTGTCTGTTCTGCCTGACCGGGGCCTTTGCGCTTACCGCCGAATCCGCCGCGCCGCCACCCGCGCCAGTCATTCACCTCACTCCGGCCTCACCCCTTGTGGTGCAGTCCCGCGCCGCCGCACTGCGCCATGCCGATGCCCGTGCGCCACCCTCCCGCGCCTGA
- a CDS encoding YceI family protein, whose product MNQPSSLRWLSIPALVAGLLGAATAATVPYTAAGGTATFEHKVRFINVKGNMTDVTSTVQLDLVDLAATKGTVTVPVVKLKTGIGLRDDHAKSDVALNAAKFPNAVFTLDKLTGGKLVQGQTLSTTATGKLTIKGKTLPITAPVKATLDGNKVNVSTQFKINPKDFEVNYPGSSDSATLNVTFTLVPR is encoded by the coding sequence ATGAATCAACCCTCAAGCTTGCGCTGGTTGTCAATTCCTGCTCTTGTAGCCGGCCTGCTGGGGGCTGCCACTGCTGCCACCGTTCCCTACACCGCAGCGGGCGGCACCGCCACCTTTGAACACAAAGTGCGGTTCATCAATGTAAAAGGCAATATGACCGATGTCACCAGCACTGTGCAGCTTGATCTGGTGGATTTGGCCGCCACCAAAGGCACCGTGACCGTTCCGGTGGTCAAGCTCAAAACAGGCATCGGACTGCGCGACGACCATGCCAAAAGCGACGTGGCGCTTAATGCGGCCAAGTTTCCCAACGCGGTATTTACGCTGGACAAGCTGACGGGCGGCAAGCTGGTGCAGGGGCAAACGCTGTCTACGACGGCCACAGGCAAGCTGACCATCAAAGGCAAGACCCTGCCGATCACTGCCCCCGTCAAAGCCACCCTCGACGGCAACAAAGTCAATGTCAGTACCCAATTTAAGATCAACCCCAAAGATTTTGAAGTCAATTATCCGGGCAGCAGTGATTCTGCGACGCTGAACGTGACGTTCACGCTTGTGCCGCGCTGA